A region of Sulfurimonas sp. DNA encodes the following proteins:
- a CDS encoding type VI secretion system Vgr family protein: MSQLTSPMNSKIHQRISAQLKLSEYNQADTMMQGRDSYSVYELEGKSSILTGYEYKLTFISDEEINVEDIVDTETELHLRDETSPLNSKKIYGKIIEAKENGSVARKKLYQIKIVSPLHYLSLNQRYEVYQEMNVPDIISSIIAKYSVLLNIQLDVKIDTQTIPKRHTCTQYKQSDFEFIKMLCEEEGYILLIDASSNNPYTVTLCELNEHAPLNTEIIECTYNKVKTFSTSAQAQDYYENKKPSLDFNIQAGQVMHSHTFADNEVTSQLRSDIKKETLRDRLDKLDESLYKDLSRYAKIDAEQGFSQGIRVLGNSEELSVKDGVVLNLKDIKGHKNTQVIVLSVKYKATFPNALDEYAQVADDEQQAQYSVEFIAIPSDVIYRPQVITSKPRIHSIQTAIVSNTDKDTQKFANEIDVNERGEIKVIFHFDEKRPTSAYVPLSNIYSGDGYGVQFLPRVNSEVIVSFINGDIDRPIITGALHNGENRHPFNLPKEKTKSFIKTQTTPQYEDKEGYNELLFEDKQGEELLSLRAQNDYELNVLNNSNTHIANNKKIIIDNDLELSVQNDSTQTIGNDKKVNILGNEIKTIEKEQILTIKEDQEIHILKDANTIINNNQKTIIEQDLIQRIKGQVTHYIEKDQKEKYLANLFLQIEAELGIEITSSYHLNAKTIKQEAETVELEASDGISLKCGGSVLTVDGGGIHLKASKVDTNSGNGGVTASNIAIAKIEKPLYNKLKVTKVEASITKQDEITQVLTYTASVEKFEDGTWSETTELTTTQEAQINWYFIKNNDQENKDILTDNPTDDTINSKGLKMSVTLEKENIYKHGHAHAFVVDAVEEGYEVTELMRYLEVENIYHVGKIKDGSVECEATLNVEDIKEDEKAKIRWNINGKEKSELNGKIEITHDLKEEKVRDVLFKAYIEGNPENAAIITLSNDVESEEKKTGDIKDEKEV, translated from the coding sequence AAACTCTAAAAAGATATATGGAAAAATCATTGAAGCTAAAGAGAATGGAAGTGTAGCAAGAAAAAAGCTTTACCAAATAAAAATAGTATCCCCTCTACACTATCTTTCACTTAACCAAAGATATGAAGTTTATCAAGAGATGAATGTACCTGATATCATTTCATCTATCATTGCAAAATATTCAGTACTACTAAATATTCAACTTGATGTAAAAATAGATACTCAAACTATACCAAAGCGTCATACTTGTACACAGTATAAACAAAGTGATTTTGAATTTATTAAAATGTTGTGTGAAGAAGAAGGTTACATCCTTCTAATAGATGCATCTTCAAATAATCCATACACAGTTACCCTATGTGAACTAAACGAACATGCTCCACTAAATACAGAAATCATAGAATGTACATATAATAAAGTTAAAACATTTTCAACATCAGCACAAGCACAAGACTATTATGAAAATAAAAAGCCTTCTTTAGACTTCAATATACAAGCAGGACAAGTAATGCATAGTCATACTTTTGCTGATAATGAAGTAACATCCCAATTACGCTCAGATATAAAAAAAGAGACTCTCCGTGATAGACTTGATAAACTAGATGAGTCTCTGTATAAAGACCTCTCTCGTTATGCAAAGATAGATGCAGAACAAGGATTCTCACAAGGTATTAGAGTTCTAGGAAACTCAGAAGAATTAAGTGTTAAAGATGGAGTAGTTCTAAACCTAAAAGATATTAAAGGACATAAGAATACTCAAGTAATTGTTCTAAGTGTAAAGTATAAAGCAACATTTCCAAATGCCTTAGATGAGTATGCTCAAGTTGCAGATGATGAACAACAAGCACAGTACAGTGTAGAGTTTATAGCAATCCCAAGTGATGTTATATATAGACCCCAAGTAATTACTTCTAAACCACGAATCCACTCTATACAAACAGCAATAGTTTCAAATACAGATAAAGATACTCAAAAGTTTGCAAATGAAATAGATGTAAACGAAAGAGGAGAGATAAAAGTAATATTTCACTTTGATGAAAAGAGACCGACCTCTGCTTATGTACCACTCTCAAATATCTATAGTGGAGATGGCTATGGAGTACAGTTCTTACCTAGAGTTAACTCTGAAGTAATAGTAAGCTTTATAAATGGAGATATAGATAGACCAATAATAACGGGAGCCTTGCACAATGGAGAGAACCGACATCCATTTAACCTGCCAAAAGAAAAAACAAAGTCATTTATAAAAACCCAAACAACACCCCAATACGAAGATAAAGAGGGATATAATGAACTACTCTTTGAAGATAAACAAGGAGAAGAGTTACTAAGCCTAAGAGCACAGAATGATTATGAACTAAATGTACTAAACAATAGTAATACACATATAGCAAACAATAAAAAAATAATCATAGATAATGACCTAGAACTCTCTGTCCAAAACGATTCAACCCAAACAATAGGAAATGATAAGAAAGTAAATATACTAGGTAATGAGATAAAGACAATAGAAAAAGAGCAAATACTAACAATCAAAGAAGACCAAGAGATACATATACTTAAAGATGCTAACACCATCATCAATAATAATCAAAAAACAATCATAGAACAAGATCTTATCCAAAGGATAAAAGGTCAAGTAACTCACTATATAGAAAAAGACCAAAAAGAGAAATACTTAGCAAATCTATTTTTACAAATAGAAGCAGAACTTGGGATTGAAATAACAAGTTCTTACCATTTAAACGCAAAAACAATTAAACAAGAAGCTGAAACTGTAGAACTAGAAGCAAGTGATGGAATAAGCCTAAAGTGTGGGGGAAGTGTTCTAACTGTAGATGGAGGAGGGATTCATCTAAAAGCATCAAAAGTTGATACTAACTCAGGAAATGGAGGAGTAACAGCGAGTAACATTGCTATTGCTAAAATAGAAAAACCACTCTATAATAAACTCAAAGTTACAAAAGTTGAAGCAAGCATTACTAAACAAGATGAGATTACCCAAGTATTAACATACACAGCTAGTGTAGAAAAGTTTGAAGATGGAACATGGAGTGAAACAACAGAACTTACAACAACACAAGAGGCACAAATCAACTGGTACTTCATTAAAAACAATGACCAAGAGAATAAAGATATATTAACAGATAACCCAACAGACGATACCATTAACAGCAAAGGTTTAAAAATGTCTGTTACACTAGAAAAAGAGAATATCTATAAACACGGACATGCTCATGCATTTGTAGTTGATGCAGTTGAAGAGGGATATGAAGTTACTGAACTTATGCGTTATCTTGAAGTAGAAAATATTTATCATGTAGGAAAAATAAAAGATGGTTCAGTAGAATGTGAAGCAACATTAAATGTTGAAGATATTAAAGAAGATGAAAAAGCAAAAATTCGTTGGAACATTAACGGAAAAGAGAAATCAGAGCTAAATGGAAAAATAGAGATAACACACGATTTAAAAGAAGAGAAAGTTAGAGATGTTCTCTTTAAAGCTTATATCGAAGGAAATCCTGAAAATGCAGCTATTATTACTTTGAGTAATGATGTTGAAAGTGAAGAGAAAAAGACAGGCGACATTAAGGATGAAAAGGAAGTTTAA
- a CDS encoding phospholipase effector Tle1 domain-containing protein, which produces MAKKEKRALGAVAFNEDAMILIAQALTGNEASTDSNAQCASFNEKIRWAYLLVGYKESQELRKANKDNESLLDAIKSKYAPLVKSAIDENAVSERSKIKQQMVVKSGKHINLVQSVACSSTSLEGLLKVYHMNAQAKTLDAVHKEKGAMRTRMVLPFSTKECHKLIQKEKGKTEGSYKHHAFAVVAWAYGYKGEDNKLELIKAQNPIVALLPKIRFECGLFFDGTNNNKFNTQMRLDYENYLAKKEFLIDNIELAPDGSWESQLDDPNIPKSEVLKLIFKDLKENIGSYGHISISEKKYDGGSWFFGMWQDKVSYDADKIYDYFRDEDSKEVDEFIVDELLPSGKDSSYTGDDTNVVKLYDLYNTQVNNSSHKEQHLYKCYRKKLYITGAGTYDSRKTGKKEEDEVFRGSALAMFSTGVVTKVEQACKDLRRELKGFSTGYIDTLVLDVFGFSRGAAEARHFVGSISKELDTVFEREVTDKKGKTYIEYELSKNGENLYPYLIKEGNDEKDQIIIDRIIFRFVGIFDTVPHYGLIQKNDAEDLDLKLHHKKVSRVVHLTAQQEYRYNFDLFSIKTSSSEQLPKHFEEKEFFGAHSDVGGGYGDDNDELRNLPTQFFHDIDPSFDKKVISKLKKWNKLYSWVKDAKFEFINNKKEFLKDIDSKKIADGFYIDKWENEGDENMEDDTTYYIHMYRKSIDAEYAQIPFEYMFEKAKKLVPMKNLGKLTYKNMKELEKTKVLDLDDAYLKKFKSQFLHHSSTSGIAHHPNRGDENILYGKRDVHYV; this is translated from the coding sequence ATGGCAAAAAAAGAGAAACGAGCCTTAGGAGCAGTAGCCTTTAACGAAGATGCTATGATATTAATTGCCCAAGCTTTAACAGGAAATGAAGCGAGTACAGACTCAAATGCTCAATGTGCTTCTTTTAATGAAAAAATTCGATGGGCTTATTTGCTTGTTGGATATAAAGAGAGTCAAGAGTTACGAAAAGCTAACAAAGATAACGAGTCTCTTCTAGATGCTATTAAAAGCAAGTATGCCCCCTTAGTTAAATCTGCTATTGATGAAAACGCAGTGAGTGAACGAAGTAAGATAAAACAACAGATGGTTGTTAAAAGTGGGAAACATATTAACTTAGTTCAATCCGTTGCATGTTCTAGCACCTCTTTAGAAGGGTTACTAAAAGTTTATCATATGAATGCACAAGCAAAGACCTTAGATGCTGTCCATAAAGAAAAAGGTGCAATGAGAACACGAATGGTTCTTCCTTTTTCTACAAAAGAGTGTCATAAACTTATTCAAAAAGAAAAAGGTAAAACAGAAGGTTCTTATAAACATCACGCTTTTGCAGTGGTAGCGTGGGCTTATGGTTACAAAGGTGAAGATAATAAGTTAGAGCTTATAAAAGCGCAAAACCCTATCGTTGCTCTTCTTCCAAAAATCCGCTTTGAGTGTGGTCTCTTTTTTGATGGAACCAATAATAATAAGTTTAATACACAGATGCGTTTGGATTATGAAAACTATCTAGCAAAGAAAGAATTCTTGATTGATAATATTGAGTTAGCTCCAGATGGTAGCTGGGAAAGTCAACTTGATGACCCAAATATTCCAAAGTCTGAAGTATTAAAGTTAATCTTCAAAGACCTAAAAGAAAACATAGGTTCCTACGGTCACATTTCAATATCCGAAAAAAAGTATGATGGTGGAAGCTGGTTTTTTGGAATGTGGCAAGACAAAGTCTCTTACGATGCTGATAAGATATATGATTATTTTCGTGATGAAGATTCAAAAGAGGTAGATGAGTTTATTGTTGATGAGCTTCTACCAAGTGGAAAAGATTCTAGTTATACAGGGGATGACACTAATGTTGTTAAACTGTATGATTTGTATAACACACAAGTAAATAATTCAAGTCATAAAGAACAGCATCTTTACAAATGTTACAGAAAAAAGCTCTACATTACTGGTGCTGGAACTTATGACAGTAGAAAAACTGGTAAAAAAGAGGAAGATGAAGTGTTCCGTGGTTCAGCTCTTGCAATGTTTTCAACAGGCGTTGTTACTAAGGTTGAACAGGCTTGTAAAGACTTAAGAAGAGAGTTAAAAGGGTTTAGTACAGGATATATTGATACTTTAGTTTTAGATGTTTTTGGATTTTCTCGTGGAGCAGCAGAAGCTAGACATTTTGTGGGTTCAATTTCAAAAGAATTAGATACCGTGTTTGAGAGAGAAGTAACAGATAAAAAAGGTAAAACTTATATAGAATATGAACTTAGTAAAAATGGTGAAAATCTCTATCCCTATTTGATTAAAGAGGGAAATGATGAAAAAGACCAGATTATCATTGACAGAATTATTTTTCGTTTTGTAGGTATTTTTGATACGGTTCCTCATTATGGACTCATCCAAAAAAATGATGCTGAAGATTTAGATTTAAAACTACATCATAAAAAGGTCTCAAGAGTAGTTCATTTAACTGCTCAACAAGAGTACAGATATAACTTTGACCTTTTTTCTATTAAAACATCTAGTAGTGAGCAACTACCAAAGCACTTTGAAGAGAAAGAGTTTTTTGGAGCACACTCTGATGTTGGTGGTGGGTATGGCGATGATAATGATGAACTTCGTAACCTTCCGACACAATTTTTCCATGATATAGACCCTTCTTTTGATAAAAAGGTCATTTCTAAACTAAAGAAATGGAATAAATTATATTCTTGGGTTAAAGATGCAAAATTTGAATTTATAAATAATAAAAAAGAGTTTTTAAAAGATATTGACAGTAAAAAAATTGCAGATGGGTTTTATATTGATAAATGGGAAAATGAGGGAGATGAAAACATGGAAGATGATACTACATATTATATCCACATGTATAGAAAATCCATTGATGCAGAGTATGCTCAAATACCATTTGAATATATGTTTGAAAAAGCAAAGAAACTTGTTCCTATGAAAAATCTTGGAAAATTAACATACAAAAATATGAAAGAATTAGAAAAGACTAAGGTACTTGACTTAGATGATGCGTATTTAAAGAAGTTTAAGTCACAGTTCTTGCACCACTCTTCAACTTCAGGTATCGCCCACCATCCAAACAGAGGAGATGAAAATATCTTGTATGGAAAGCGTGATGTACATTATGTTTAG
- a CDS encoding Hcp family type VI secretion system effector has translation MDNPVFMSIEGSTQGNITEGATTPESVGNIYQNGHEDEAIVKAFTHNINIPRNTTTGQPTGQRTHNPLIVTKLIDKSSPLLYNALTKGETLKKVELKWYRTSYAGKPEHYYSMTLEDAVITNMDASMESQESSSAAQVMPLEVVSFSYRKISWRHETASTSGEDDWRVGVGA, from the coding sequence ATGGATAATCCAGTTTTTATGTCAATCGAAGGTAGCACACAAGGTAATATAACAGAAGGTGCAACAACACCAGAATCAGTAGGTAATATTTATCAGAATGGTCATGAAGATGAGGCGATAGTAAAAGCATTTACTCACAACATCAACATCCCACGAAATACGACTACAGGTCAACCAACAGGTCAAAGAACTCATAACCCATTGATTGTTACTAAACTAATTGATAAAAGTTCACCACTTCTTTATAATGCACTAACTAAAGGTGAGACTTTAAAGAAAGTAGAACTTAAATGGTATAGAACTTCATATGCAGGTAAACCTGAACATTACTACAGTATGACTCTTGAAGATGCTGTAATAACTAATATGGATGCATCTATGGAATCTCAAGAGAGTTCATCAGCGGCTCAAGTTATGCCTCTTGAAGTAGTATCTTTTTCTTACAGAAAGATTTCTTGGAGACATGAAACTGCTAGTACATCTGGAGAAGATGACTGGAGAGTAGGTGTAGGTGCGTAA
- a CDS encoding type VI secretion system Vgr family protein produces the protein MSQLTSLMNSKIHQRISAQLKLSEYNQADTIIQGRDSYSVYELEGKSSILTGYEYKLTFISDEEINVEDIVDTETELHLRDETSPLNSKKIYGKIIEAKENGSVARKKLYQIKIVSPLHYLSLNQRYEVYQEMNVPDIISSIIAKYSVLLNIQLDVKIDTQTIPKRHTCTQYKQSDFEFIKMLCEEEGYILLIDASSNNPYTVTLCELNEHAPLNTEIIECTYNKVKTFSTSAQAQDYYENKKPSLDFNIQAGQVMHSHTFADNEVTSQLRSDIKKETLRDRLDKLDESLYKDLSRYAKIDAEQGFSQGIRVVGNSEELSVKDGVVLNLKDIKGHKNTQVIVLSVKYKATFPNALDEYAQVADDEQQAQYSVEFIAIPSEVIYRPQVITSKPRIHSIQTAIVSNTDKDTQKFANEIDVNERGEIKVIFHFDEKRPTSAYVPLSNIYSGDGYGVQFLPRVNSEVIVSFINGDIDRPIITGALHNGENRHPFNLPKEKTKSFIKTQTTPQYEDKEGYNELLFEDKQGEELLSLRAQNDYELNVLNNSNTHIANNKKTIIDNDLELSVQNDSTQTIGNDKKVNILGNEIKTIEKEQILTIKEDQEIHILRDANTIINNNQKTIIEQDLIQRIKGQVTHYIEKDQKEKYLANLFLQIEAELGIEITSSYHLNAKTIKQEAETVEIEASDGISLKCGGSVLTVDGGGIHLKASKVDTNSGNAGVTASNIAIAKIEKPLYNKLRVTKVEASITKQDEITQVLTYTASVEKFEDGAWSETTELTTTQEAQINWYFIKNNDQENKDILTDNPTDDTINSKGLKMSVTLEKENVYKHGHAHAFVVDAVEEGYEVTELKRYLEVEDILVNITNNDNKEFEAQAIYNVDEITEEEKAETRWTVEGKDVPASNAKGTMTHTYKGEKLDPKITAYIETTQMNVAVAHANFADSEEEINGEEKSNE, from the coding sequence ATGTCACAATTAACATCTCTCATGAACAGTAAAATCCACCAACGAATCTCAGCCCAACTAAAACTATCTGAATATAATCAAGCAGATACTATTATACAAGGAAGAGACTCCTATAGCGTATATGAACTAGAAGGTAAAAGTTCAATCTTAACTGGATACGAATATAAACTTACCTTCATAAGTGATGAAGAGATAAATGTAGAGGATATAGTAGATACAGAAACAGAGCTACACTTAAGAGATGAAACAAGCCCACTAAACTCTAAAAAGATATATGGAAAAATCATTGAAGCTAAAGAGAATGGAAGTGTAGCAAGAAAAAAGCTTTACCAAATAAAAATAGTATCCCCTCTACACTATCTTTCACTTAACCAAAGATATGAAGTTTATCAAGAGATGAATGTACCTGATATCATTTCATCTATCATTGCAAAATATTCAGTACTACTAAATATTCAACTTGATGTAAAAATAGATACTCAAACTATACCAAAGCGTCATACTTGTACACAGTATAAACAAAGTGATTTTGAATTTATTAAAATGTTGTGTGAAGAAGAAGGTTACATCCTTCTAATAGATGCATCTTCAAATAATCCATACACAGTTACCCTATGTGAACTAAACGAACATGCTCCACTAAATACAGAAATCATAGAATGTACATATAATAAAGTTAAAACATTTTCAACATCAGCACAAGCACAAGACTATTATGAAAATAAAAAGCCTTCTTTAGACTTCAATATACAAGCAGGACAAGTAATGCATAGTCATACTTTTGCTGATAATGAAGTAACATCCCAATTACGCTCAGATATAAAAAAAGAGACTCTCCGTGATAGACTTGATAAACTAGATGAGTCTTTGTATAAAGACCTCTCTCGTTATGCAAAGATAGATGCAGAACAAGGTTTTTCACAAGGTATTAGAGTCGTAGGAAACTCAGAAGAATTAAGTGTTAAAGATGGAGTGGTGCTAAACCTAAAAGATATTAAAGGACATAAGAATACTCAAGTAATTGTTCTAAGTGTAAAGTATAAAGCAACATTTCCAAATGCCTTAGATGAGTATGCTCAAGTTGCAGATGATGAACAACAAGCACAGTACAGTGTAGAGTTCATAGCAATCCCAAGTGAAGTTATATATAGACCCCAAGTAATTACTTCTAAACCACGAATCCACTCTATACAAACAGCAATAGTATCAAATACAGATAAAGATACTCAAAAGTTTGCAAATGAAATAGATGTAAACGAAAGAGGAGAGATAAAAGTAATATTTCACTTTGATGAAAAGAGACCTACCTCTGCTTATGTACCACTCTCAAATATTTATAGTGGAGATGGCTATGGCGTACAGTTCTTACCTAGAGTTAACTCTGAAGTAATAGTAAGCTTTATAAATGGAGATATAGATAGACCAATAATAACGGGAGCTTTGCACAATGGAGAGAACCGACATCCATTTAACCTGCCAAAAGAAAAAACAAAGTCATTTATAAAAACCCAAACAACACCCCAATACGAAGATAAAGAGGGATATAATGAACTACTCTTTGAAGATAAACAAGGAGAAGAGTTACTAAGCCTAAGAGCACAGAATGATTATGAACTAAATGTACTAAACAATAGTAATACACATATAGCAAATAATAAAAAAACAATCATAGATAATGACCTAGAACTCTCTGTCCAAAACGATTCAACCCAAACAATAGGAAATGATAAGAAAGTAAATATACTAGGTAATGAGATAAAGACAATAGAAAAAGAGCAGATACTAACAATCAAAGAAGACCAAGAGATACATATACTTAGAGATGCTAATACCATCATCAATAATAATCAAAAAACAATCATAGAACAAGATCTTATCCAAAGGATAAAAGGTCAAGTAACTCACTATATAGAAAAAGACCAAAAAGAAAAATATTTAGCAAATCTATTTTTACAAATAGAAGCAGAACTTGGAATTGAAATAACAAGTTCTTACCATTTAAACGCAAAAACAATTAAACAAGAAGCTGAAACTGTAGAAATAGAAGCAAGTGATGGAATAAGCCTAAAGTGTGGGGGAAGTGTTCTAACTGTAGATGGAGGAGGGATTCATCTAAAAGCATCAAAAGTTGATACTAACTCAGGAAATGCAGGAGTAACAGCGAGTAACATTGCTATTGCTAAAATAGAAAAACCACTTTATAATAAACTAAGAGTTACAAAAGTTGAAGCAAGCATTACTAAACAAGATGAGATTACCCAAGTATTAACATACACAGCTAGTGTAGAAAAGTTTGAAGATGGTGCATGGAGTGAAACAACAGAACTTACAACAACACAAGAGGCACAAATCAACTGGTACTTCATTAAAAATAATGACCAAGAGAATAAAGATATATTAACAGACAACCCAACAGACGATACCATTAACAGCAAAGGTTTAAAAATGTCTGTTACACTAGAAAAAGAGAATGTCTATAAACACGGACATGCTCATGCATTTGTAGTTGATGCAGTTGAAGAGGGATATGAAGTTACTGAACTTAAGCGTTATCTTGAGGTAGAAGATATTCTCGTTAATATTACGAACAATGACAATAAAGAGTTTGAAGCTCAAGCAATATATAATGTTGATGAGATTACTGAAGAAGAAAAAGCAGAAACAAGATGGACAGTAGAAGGTAAAGATGTTCCTGCGTCAAATGCAAAAGGGACAATGACTCATACCTATAAGGGTGAAAAACTAGACCCTAAAATAACAGCATATATAGAAACAACTCAAATGAATGTTGCCGTTGCACATGCCAATTTTGCAGATAGTGAAGAAGAGATAAATGGAGAAGAAAAAAGTAATGAATAG
- a CDS encoding tetratricopeptide repeat protein, with translation MNRFLLIILFLLTALNADVSICTDKLETTNKYIECLKKEVNNSKSVEDINFLAGYLVTKNRFDEAINLYKQVTLQDDAKAMYYLGGIYEEQKKEYDLAVKWFKKAADKNYKDSVFRAGSILEKKLLKEDEAIAYYQEWIKKGNVEAYNYLGNLYLDKEDFQKAKKEYLKGAKKASKESYYLLGSLHEAYIENGLNDAIDYYKEGAELGEYKSIYNLAVLYDNMAKYDKSQIWYKRAMALNNKDAYFGYGHMLRKKGDLKGALSALEELGKLGDGRGYWGMAQIYINEYNDFEKCKEYCLKTIENGNARGASLLGYIYLKDLKDKEKAIKWYTKAYEMKDCKGTEDLVIVYEKLNDEKKSMEWLDKADAMGCGFAGFRRGYDYHDKKDYKNAIKWYKRSAKLGSMKAANNLGNIYQRDLKDKEKAIYWYKKASKLGSKRAKKQLKKLKAQK, from the coding sequence ATGAATAGATTTTTATTAATAATATTATTTTTACTAACAGCATTAAATGCTGATGTTTCAATATGTACAGATAAGTTAGAAACTACAAATAAATATATAGAGTGTTTAAAAAAAGAAGTTAATAATAGTAAATCTGTAGAAGATATAAACTTCTTAGCAGGTTACCTTGTTACTAAAAATAGATTTGATGAAGCTATTAATCTTTACAAACAAGTAACTCTTCAAGATGATGCAAAAGCTATGTACTATCTTGGTGGAATTTATGAAGAGCAGAAAAAAGAGTATGACCTTGCAGTAAAATGGTTTAAAAAAGCAGCAGATAAAAATTATAAAGATTCAGTATTTAGAGCGGGTTCAATCTTAGAAAAAAAGCTACTTAAAGAAGATGAAGCTATTGCTTATTATCAAGAGTGGATAAAAAAAGGTAATGTTGAAGCATATAACTATCTTGGGAATCTCTACCTAGATAAAGAGGACTTTCAAAAAGCAAAGAAAGAGTATCTAAAAGGTGCTAAAAAAGCTTCCAAAGAATCTTACTACCTTTTAGGAAGTCTTCATGAAGCCTATATAGAAAATGGACTTAATGATGCAATTGATTATTATAAAGAAGGGGCAGAGTTAGGTGAGTATAAGTCTATTTATAATCTAGCAGTGCTGTATGATAATATGGCTAAATATGATAAATCTCAAATATGGTATAAAAGGGCAATGGCACTTAATAATAAAGATGCTTATTTTGGATATGGTCATATGCTTAGAAAGAAAGGCGACTTAAAAGGGGCATTAAGTGCCTTAGAAGAGCTTGGTAAACTTGGTGATGGTCGAGGATATTGGGGAATGGCTCAAATATATATCAATGAATACAATGATTTTGAAAAATGTAAAGAGTATTGTTTGAAAACTATTGAGAATGGAAATGCAAGAGGGGCTAGTTTACTTGGATATATTTATTTAAAAGACCTTAAAGATAAAGAAAAAGCTATTAAATGGTACACGAAAGCTTATGAAATGAAAGATTGCAAAGGAACTGAAGACTTAGTAATAGTTTATGAAAAATTAAATGATGAAAAAAAATCTATGGAATGGCTAGATAAAGCAGATGCCATGGGTTGTGGCTTTGCTGGGTTTAGACGCGGATATGATTATCATGATAAAAAAGATTATAAAAATGCAATAAAATGGTATAAAAGAAGTGCTAAACTAGGAAGTATGAAAGCAGCTAATAATCTTGGAAATATTTATCAAAGAGATTTAAAAGACAAAGAAAAAGCAATTTATTGGTATAAAAAAGCTTCTAAACTTGGTAGCAAACGTGCAAAAAAACAACTAAAAAAACTAAAGGCACAAAAATAA